DNA sequence from the Vibrio sp. BS-M-Sm-2 genome:
CAAAGGCATAAACGTTAATAACACGATCGATAAAAGCTTTTTCATTGTCTTTTCCTATTCCCAAAGCATATATATGAGACCTATTAATGCCGCGCGTTGCGAATCTTATCTATATGAGCGGCCAATGTCCGATAGCTACGTTTGGGGTTGTAACACAAGATGACGAAGGCATATAACCACAGAGCAAGCAGCATGGAAAATAAACCCGACTGGAGACCATCTAGGTACACCTCAGGTAGCAAGTCGATGACCTTTTGATAGCGCTCAGGTGAAATGGTTGCCTTACTGCTTATCAAATCATACGTTAAGCTTGCTGGCCACATAAAACTCCAAACCAAAAACCAAGATACGCCCGCGACAGGAACTAAGCTCAGTAAAGGCTTAAGTTGCTTAACAGGAAAAATAAAATACAAAAGCATCATCAAATACAGAGCAGCCAAAAATAAACTCCACGCATTAGCATAGACTTCAAAAATCCAATAACGCTCCTCGACGTACATGATTAAGACTGCCGCTCCCAGCACACTCAGAGACAATAACTTCCCTGCATATCTCGTTCTGGAAAACCTGATGAGTACATAGCCAATCAAAAGAAGGAAGCACGAAAGCCAAGCTAGCACTTCTGGTTTGGTCTCTAAAAAGCGAGGGGCTGCGGTATTAGACAAGATAAAGATCGCGTAGGTAGGAGCAATCATTAAATACGCGATGAACACACGCACCAACATCCAAATCATATTTTTTATCATTACGCTCAAATCCACCCACTCGCGTTGTTTCAAAAATTACAGGCCTCAATTTGATACTTAAAACCCGCAACAATCTGCCTCATCAACCCCCTCAAAAGTGCTGAACAAAAAAACGACGTACTCAACCTTTGAAGCATATCTAACACTCTGATTTTTATACTAAGAGCATAAAATACGCTATTTCAATGCATAACACATGCGTACATTCACAATAATTATTATTTATCTTGCCACTCAATCGTTAAATTTATAAATTAAATTGAATGCTCATCCAATCGGTAACGCTTTTCCTACTATGGATATCAAGTACCAACATTTTGCCAAGACCACATTCTACTTTGCCATTTCTTTCATTTTGTCGATGGCATTACTCATACCTTTTACACCGTCTCATTATCATGCGTTAACCGAAAAGTCTTCACAGTTAGTAGAAACAAAGCTTCAAGAGATCCAAGCTCGATTTGGAAGCTTTCTCTCAGAGATCACGCCCGACCTTTCTTGCGATGCAATAGTGACCGAGCTTCGTCAAAATGTATTCAATGCCGATTGGGTAAAAGAAGCCGCCGTATTCAATAAATACAACCGCTTTTATTGCTCCACCACGGATGGCGATGTGTCGTTTCGCTTATATAGCACCATTCGAGAAAGGCTCAATGAAGATCCAAATTTAACCACTCTGTCTTACTCGAGTGCAGCTATTACTAAAGTACAATCCATCATGCTCATTTTCTCGAACAAAGAAGAAGCCGGGGTGAGCCTTATGATACCGCCACACTTCATCTACGACCTTGTAGAAACGAGCCTGAGTAGCCATGGTATAAACTCTAAGGTTGAAGTGATTAAAAGAGATATCCACCCTACCGATCCCGGACCATATCTCGCAGAAGTACGCATACAATCAGATGCCTACCCGTTGGCCATTACCTCCTACATCGGACACCAGTACTACATACACTTCCTCATGAGCTTTTCATGGTTTGGTTTTCTCATGGCGGGAATCACCACTATCTGCCTGCTCTCTGCTAAACACAAAAAGCAGAGCCAGCGTAGCTTAGAGTATTCACTTTCAAGCGCGCTAAAAAACAAACACCTACATGTACACATGCAACCCATCGTTAACCAAAACACCAACGAGATCGTCGGCTGTGAGTCGCTGCTCAGGTGGAACGACCCAATTGAAGGCAATGTGTCCCCTGCCATCTTCATACCGCTTGCCGAAAGCTTAGGCTTGATTGAAGAGCTGACCTACTTCGTATTACGCAAAGTCTTAATAACATTGAAAAGCAATCAAGATGTATTTGAGTCAAAGTACATTAGCGTCAACATCAGCCGAAACGTCGTGTCTAACAGTAACTTCTCTAACAAGGTGCTTAGCATATTTAAAAGACACCCTGAGATTCTCAAACAGGTGGTATTTGAAGTAACAGAGGATGGTGAATGTTCTGATGCCGACATGGTCAAAATTAGAGACAACCTAACCAAACTATCGAACATGGGCGTAAGAGTCGCGATTGATGACTTTGGTACTGGTTACGCAGGGTTAGACTTTGTCAGGCAATTCCCGTTCAGCATTCTCAAAATTGATCGTGTATTCGTGAAAAACATTTCAGACGAGTCCAGCCTTGGTATCCCTTTGCTTGAATCCATGCTGCAACTTTCTCAAACTCTGGGCATGCAAGTTATCGTTGAAGGTGTCGAGTACGAATCCCAAGTGAACATCTTGTCTAAACTGGGCGTCGATTATATTCAAGGCTTCTATTTTTATAAGCCAATGCCGATAAACCTGACCGTCAGCTTACTCAGACAGCAGCACATGACCACGAACTATAGCGATCAAATCTTGTCCACCTCAAAACCAGAATAGAAATAAGTATAAGAACCTTGTTCACGCCCCTAAAATACATGCGTGGTATCTAGATACCACGCATGTGTATGAGCGTGAGCGGTTTCTTTCAACGCTATGTTTCACTGTTTACTCATAATCAAAGCATTGCTGTTTAAGCCAATGGCCTAGAGTCTTG
Encoded proteins:
- a CDS encoding EAL domain-containing protein; the protein is MDIKYQHFAKTTFYFAISFILSMALLIPFTPSHYHALTEKSSQLVETKLQEIQARFGSFLSEITPDLSCDAIVTELRQNVFNADWVKEAAVFNKYNRFYCSTTDGDVSFRLYSTIRERLNEDPNLTTLSYSSAAITKVQSIMLIFSNKEEAGVSLMIPPHFIYDLVETSLSSHGINSKVEVIKRDIHPTDPGPYLAEVRIQSDAYPLAITSYIGHQYYIHFLMSFSWFGFLMAGITTICLLSAKHKKQSQRSLEYSLSSALKNKHLHVHMQPIVNQNTNEIVGCESLLRWNDPIEGNVSPAIFIPLAESLGLIEELTYFVLRKVLITLKSNQDVFESKYISVNISRNVVSNSNFSNKVLSIFKRHPEILKQVVFEVTEDGECSDADMVKIRDNLTKLSNMGVRVAIDDFGTGYAGLDFVRQFPFSILKIDRVFVKNISDESSLGIPLLESMLQLSQTLGMQVIVEGVEYESQVNILSKLGVDYIQGFYFYKPMPINLTVSLLRQQHMTTNYSDQILSTSKPE